One Thermococcus kodakarensis KOD1 genomic window carries:
- a CDS encoding ATP-binding protein has product MRIMFVNRREELAFLERLPRSGKKEVLIIYGRMRVGKT; this is encoded by the coding sequence ATGAGGATAATGTTTGTCAACCGCAGGGAAGAGCTGGCTTTTCTGGAGAGACTCCCTCGCTCCGGCAAAAAAGAAGTGCTGATAATTTACGGGCGCATGCGCGTTGGAAAGACCTAA
- a CDS encoding [LysW]-aminoadipate/[LysW]-glutamate kinase, which produces MRIVKIGGAALVRFEEVWASDGLSSSLRSPDTVVVHGGSRHVDELSRKLGVKIKRLTSPSGVTFRRTTKEVLDVYLAAMMRANRELVEFLQVRGINAVGVMGIEHELVIGRRKKLVKAVINGKTVAIRDDYSGTVERINVGALMELRKLGLPVIASVAYDPVENVPLNVDGDKVAYHMALATKARELVFVSDSAFMADGSVVERVNLNELPELLGYAKGGMRKKLMMAAKAVESGVERVVIQGLNGRTVIT; this is translated from the coding sequence ATGAGGATCGTTAAGATAGGTGGGGCCGCACTGGTGAGGTTTGAGGAGGTCTGGGCAAGCGACGGCCTCTCAAGCTCGCTGAGGAGCCCTGACACGGTCGTTGTGCACGGTGGCTCGAGGCACGTCGACGAGCTCTCAAGGAAGCTCGGGGTGAAGATCAAAAGGCTCACCAGCCCCTCCGGAGTGACCTTCAGGAGGACAACTAAGGAAGTCCTCGACGTTTATCTGGCAGCTATGATGAGGGCGAACAGGGAGCTCGTGGAGTTCCTTCAGGTCAGGGGAATAAACGCGGTGGGCGTTATGGGAATTGAGCACGAGCTGGTGATTGGGAGGAGGAAGAAGCTCGTAAAGGCAGTAATCAACGGAAAAACGGTTGCAATAAGAGACGACTACTCGGGAACCGTGGAGAGGATAAACGTTGGGGCTTTGATGGAGCTCAGGAAGCTCGGGCTGCCAGTTATAGCCTCGGTGGCCTACGATCCCGTTGAGAACGTCCCACTGAACGTCGACGGGGATAAAGTGGCCTACCACATGGCCCTGGCCACCAAGGCGAGGGAGCTCGTCTTCGTCTCAGATTCGGCCTTTATGGCGGATGGGAGCGTCGTAGAAAGGGTGAACCTGAACGAGCTCCCAGAGCTCCTCGGATACGCTAAAGGGGGGATGAGGAAGAAGCTCATGATGGCCGCAAAGGCAGTTGAGAGCGGCGTTGAAAGGGTGGTCATCCAGGGCCTCAACGGAAGGACGGTGATAACTTGA
- the lysX gene encoding lysine biosynthesis protein LysX has translation MRIGITYTVLRREEMAIKERAGEFGEVVMLHEDDLLFPGNYDLDVVIIRNVSHFKALYTARLFESEGIPTVNSSRLIFEAGDKLFATLRLAGKVPVPEWKAALSEGGALRVPDSLGYPLVSKPVFGSWGRLLAKVNDRDSLEAVLEHRKWMKNPLYGIHYFQEFVEKPGRDIRSYVIGGEFVGAIYRYSNHWITNTARGGKAEPCSDPEVEELSVKAWEAFGEGALAIDIFESEKGLLVNEVNPNMEFKNAARVTGADMAGKLVEYAVEVAKT, from the coding sequence ATGAGGATAGGGATCACCTACACGGTTCTCAGAAGGGAGGAAATGGCCATAAAGGAGAGGGCCGGCGAGTTTGGGGAAGTGGTTATGCTCCACGAGGACGACCTGCTCTTCCCCGGGAACTACGACCTCGACGTCGTCATAATAAGGAACGTAAGCCACTTCAAGGCCCTCTACACAGCCAGGCTCTTCGAGAGCGAGGGGATTCCGACAGTTAACTCCTCCAGGCTCATCTTCGAGGCAGGTGATAAACTGTTCGCCACTCTGAGGCTGGCCGGGAAGGTTCCCGTTCCCGAGTGGAAGGCCGCTTTGAGCGAGGGAGGAGCCCTGAGAGTTCCGGATTCCCTCGGCTATCCGCTCGTTTCAAAGCCGGTTTTTGGAAGCTGGGGAAGGCTCCTCGCGAAGGTGAACGACAGGGACTCGCTGGAGGCCGTCCTGGAGCACAGGAAGTGGATGAAGAACCCTCTCTACGGAATCCACTACTTCCAGGAGTTCGTGGAGAAGCCCGGAAGGGACATAAGGAGCTACGTCATAGGAGGGGAGTTCGTCGGGGCGATTTATCGCTATTCCAACCACTGGATAACGAACACAGCGAGGGGCGGCAAAGCGGAGCCCTGCAGCGATCCCGAGGTCGAGGAGCTCTCGGTTAAGGCCTGGGAGGCCTTCGGCGAGGGAGCTTTGGCTATAGACATCTTCGAGAGCGAAAAAGGTCTCCTTGTGAACGAGGTCAACCCCAACATGGAGTTCAAGAACGCCGCCAGGGTCACCGGCGCTGACATGGCCGGAAAGCTGGTGGAATACGCTGTGGAGGTGGCTAAGACATGA
- a CDS encoding isocitrate/isopropylmalate family dehydrogenase, whose product MYRVAVIPGDGIGPEVIDGAVRVLKAVTGRVRFEYYEGGVDVFQECGSPIREEDLEEIRRSDAVLFGATTTPFDLPGYRSLILTLRKELGLYANLRIIPDLRTGREIVIVRENSEGLYFGIGAVVNGRAVDVRLITREGAERIARFAVEQAKARGSFITFVHKANVLTGDKFFRRIVREVAGEEGVEVRDAIIDSFTIKLVRNPWEHGVILSENLFGDILSDLATVHAGSIGIVPSGNYGDGIALFEPVHGSAPDIAGKGIANPIGAILSGAMLLDYLGLDGSLIRAAVRGYVVNGELTPDMGGRARTEDVVRGIIGEIEDLLSMDEVWRDEIRLSRLESDISRMAG is encoded by the coding sequence GTGTATAGAGTAGCCGTGATCCCCGGCGATGGAATAGGGCCAGAGGTCATAGATGGTGCGGTGAGGGTCTTGAAAGCCGTAACGGGCAGGGTAAGGTTCGAGTACTACGAGGGCGGCGTGGATGTTTTCCAGGAGTGCGGGAGCCCAATCAGGGAGGAGGACCTTGAGGAGATAAGGAGGAGCGACGCGGTTCTATTTGGAGCTACCACGACTCCCTTCGACCTTCCTGGATACAGGAGTTTAATACTCACCCTCAGGAAGGAGCTCGGCCTCTACGCCAACCTGAGAATAATCCCCGACCTTAGAACGGGAAGGGAAATCGTCATAGTCAGGGAGAACAGCGAGGGCCTCTACTTCGGAATAGGCGCGGTTGTGAACGGGAGAGCTGTAGACGTCAGGCTCATCACGAGGGAAGGTGCCGAAAGAATAGCCCGCTTTGCCGTGGAGCAGGCCAAGGCCAGGGGGAGCTTCATAACCTTCGTCCACAAGGCCAACGTCCTCACAGGCGACAAGTTCTTCAGGAGGATAGTCAGGGAAGTGGCGGGGGAGGAGGGCGTTGAAGTCAGGGATGCCATAATCGACTCCTTCACTATAAAGCTCGTCAGGAACCCCTGGGAGCACGGAGTAATTCTCAGCGAGAACCTCTTTGGCGACATACTGAGCGACCTCGCCACAGTTCACGCGGGCAGTATAGGTATCGTTCCCAGCGGGAACTATGGGGACGGAATAGCGCTCTTCGAGCCGGTCCACGGTTCTGCCCCCGACATAGCTGGAAAGGGGATAGCCAACCCCATAGGGGCCATACTGAGCGGTGCGATGCTCCTCGACTACCTCGGACTTGACGGCTCGCTCATCAGGGCGGCTGTGAGGGGCTACGTTGTGAACGGAGAGCTAACGCCGGACATGGGCGGAAGGGCGAGGACTGAGGACGTCGTCAGGGGAATAATCGGCGAGATAGAGGACCTTCTGTCTATGGATGAGGTCTGGCGGGATGAGATCAGGCTGAGCAGACTGGAGAGCGACATAAGCCGAATGGCGGGGTGA
- a CDS encoding 3-isopropylmalate dehydratase large subunit yields MTLVEELLGAKTGEVVVREVDLVYAHDGTMPLIIEAFRRNFTRVVPRTYVFFDHVFPAPTVKIANLQKEILEFAGEQGIPVIQGQGISHQLAVEMGLADNARIVVGADSHTPTLGALGVFAVGIGATDTAVVMGLGKTWFRVPESVSVVFEGRPGKNVMAADAMIHIITALRDFEMNYKAIEFFNVPFSFDERLTLTNFSVEANAKTGIIGEEYSGDGYVLELGIDLSSLPPMVAKPHHPSNGVPVEEVEGTKIDQVFIGSCTNGRFEQIERAAEILAGEEVAVRTIIGPASANVYRRMIETGIAKVLIDAGAVILPPGCGPCLGRHMGVAGDGDVILSTTNRNFRGRMGSPNSEIYLASPVTAALSALYGEITTPEGGA; encoded by the coding sequence ATGACGCTCGTTGAGGAACTTCTCGGAGCCAAAACCGGTGAGGTCGTCGTCAGGGAAGTTGACCTCGTTTACGCGCACGACGGCACGATGCCCCTCATAATAGAGGCCTTCAGGAGGAACTTCACAAGGGTTGTGCCGAGAACGTACGTTTTCTTCGACCACGTATTTCCAGCCCCAACGGTCAAGATAGCCAACCTCCAGAAGGAAATCCTGGAGTTCGCGGGGGAGCAGGGGATTCCGGTGATTCAAGGTCAGGGGATATCGCACCAGCTTGCCGTCGAGATGGGCCTGGCAGATAACGCCAGGATAGTTGTGGGCGCCGACAGCCACACGCCCACATTGGGGGCCCTTGGGGTTTTCGCCGTTGGGATAGGGGCCACGGATACAGCCGTCGTCATGGGGCTCGGAAAAACCTGGTTCCGCGTTCCCGAGAGCGTTTCGGTGGTCTTCGAGGGAAGGCCCGGAAAAAACGTCATGGCGGCCGATGCGATGATACACATCATCACCGCTTTGAGGGACTTCGAGATGAACTACAAAGCTATCGAGTTCTTCAACGTCCCCTTCAGCTTTGACGAGAGACTAACTCTCACCAACTTCAGCGTCGAGGCCAACGCCAAGACCGGAATCATCGGGGAGGAGTACAGCGGGGACGGCTACGTCCTGGAGCTCGGGATTGACCTCTCATCCCTCCCGCCGATGGTGGCGAAACCACACCATCCCTCGAACGGCGTTCCCGTTGAAGAGGTCGAGGGGACGAAGATAGACCAGGTTTTCATCGGCTCGTGCACCAACGGCCGCTTCGAGCAGATTGAGAGGGCAGCAGAGATACTCGCCGGGGAGGAAGTCGCGGTCAGGACGATAATAGGGCCAGCATCGGCCAACGTCTACCGCAGGATGATCGAGACAGGCATTGCAAAGGTTCTGATAGATGCTGGGGCGGTCATACTCCCACCGGGCTGCGGCCCGTGCCTCGGAAGGCACATGGGTGTTGCAGGTGATGGCGACGTTATTCTGAGCACTACAAACAGGAACTTCAGGGGAAGGATGGGCTCGCCCAACTCCGAGATCTATCTTGCCAGTCCGGTAACCGCTGCCCTCAGCGCCCTCTATGGAGAGATAACAACCCCGGAGGGAGGGGCATGA
- a CDS encoding MBL fold metallo-hydrolase: MLVYFIGTGGSEGIPAHLCTCSSCNEARKFGFAQRRPSTLAVVTENRKTVLFDVGTDIRDFLNVPLEAIFLTHWHHDHIYGLYKLRWMAMETELYAPEGQADALILNEPKNLKPKTLKPMDRIKIDTLKITALKLNHQVETLGYLIEEDGKSFALLYDTKGLPEETWQVLRKKAPLRGVVVDATYPPGFNDPYHNNVDEAAEIGLQLAERTVLSHISHKNLPFLELVEYVRKRWGNKVLVAYDGMVFYV, encoded by the coding sequence ATGCTAGTCTACTTCATCGGCACCGGCGGTAGCGAGGGAATTCCTGCCCATCTCTGCACCTGCTCCTCCTGCAACGAAGCTCGAAAGTTCGGCTTCGCCCAGAGAAGGCCCTCAACGCTCGCCGTAGTCACTGAAAATCGAAAAACAGTTCTCTTCGACGTTGGGACGGACATAAGAGACTTCCTCAACGTCCCCCTTGAGGCTATTTTCCTGACCCACTGGCACCACGATCACATCTACGGCCTCTACAAGCTCCGCTGGATGGCGATGGAGACCGAACTCTACGCGCCTGAGGGGCAGGCCGACGCGCTGATTCTCAACGAGCCAAAGAACCTGAAACCAAAGACTCTGAAGCCCATGGACAGGATAAAAATCGACACTCTAAAAATCACCGCCTTGAAGCTCAACCACCAGGTAGAAACCCTCGGTTACCTAATAGAAGAGGACGGAAAGAGTTTTGCCCTGCTCTATGATACTAAAGGCCTTCCGGAAGAGACCTGGCAGGTTTTGAGGAAGAAAGCCCCCTTGAGGGGAGTAGTTGTGGACGCCACCTATCCGCCGGGCTTTAATGACCCCTACCACAACAACGTGGATGAAGCAGCAGAAATAGGCCTTCAGCTGGCGGAGAGAACCGTTCTGAGCCACATCTCCCATAAGAACCTGCCTTTCCTTGAGCTCGTTGAATATGTGAGAAAAAGGTGGGGGAACAAGGTTCTGGTAGCGTACGACGGGATGGTGTTCTACGTCTGA
- the lysW gene encoding lysine biosynthesis protein LysW: MVECPVCGSEIEIGEVELHQIVECPVCGAELEVVSLEPLTLEELPEVEEDWGE; encoded by the coding sequence ATGGTGGAATGCCCTGTATGCGGAAGTGAAATAGAGATCGGAGAGGTCGAACTGCACCAGATAGTCGAATGCCCGGTTTGCGGAGCGGAGCTTGAGGTTGTGAGCCTCGAGCCCCTAACATTAGAGGAGCTCCCCGAGGTCGAGGAGGACTGGGGGGAGTAA
- the lysS gene encoding homocitrate synthase — protein MVLDSTLREGEQTPGVNFSPEDRLRIGIALDEVGVDFIEAGHPAVSGEILEGIRLLASHGLNANILAHSRALRSDIDLVLKAEAEWIGIFMCLSQRCLERRFRTDLSGALTRVEDAILYAKDHGLKIRFTPEDTTRTEWKNLTAALNLARELKVDRVSIADTTGAAHPLEFYDLVKRVVEFGIPVNVHCHNDLGLALANAIMGIEAGATLVDATVNGIGERAGIVDLSHLLAALYYHYGVKKYRLEKLYSLSRLVSEITGLQVQVNYPIVGQNAFTHKAGLHVSAVVRDPSFYEFLPAETFGRERTIYVDRFAGRETIRFHLSRFGIHDEEIIEELLRRVKASRRPFTPEMLAEEARRMMT, from the coding sequence ATGGTGCTGGATTCAACGCTCAGGGAAGGGGAGCAGACACCCGGGGTAAACTTCAGCCCGGAGGACAGGCTTAGAATAGGAATCGCCCTCGATGAGGTCGGAGTCGATTTTATAGAGGCCGGCCATCCGGCAGTAAGCGGGGAGATCCTTGAGGGGATACGCCTTCTCGCTTCCCATGGCCTCAACGCGAACATTCTGGCGCACTCAAGGGCCCTGAGGAGCGATATCGACCTCGTTCTGAAGGCCGAAGCAGAATGGATAGGTATCTTCATGTGCCTCTCTCAGAGGTGCCTGGAAAGGAGGTTCAGGACGGATCTCAGCGGAGCCCTCACCAGGGTCGAGGATGCTATTCTATACGCCAAGGACCACGGGCTGAAGATCCGCTTCACACCGGAGGACACCACGAGGACGGAGTGGAAGAACCTCACAGCAGCTCTGAACCTCGCCAGGGAGCTCAAGGTCGACAGGGTGAGCATAGCGGACACAACCGGAGCCGCTCATCCCCTCGAGTTCTACGACCTCGTCAAGCGCGTCGTCGAGTTCGGGATTCCCGTAAATGTGCACTGCCACAACGACCTGGGATTGGCCCTGGCAAACGCGATAATGGGAATCGAGGCCGGGGCTACGCTGGTGGATGCCACCGTTAACGGAATTGGGGAGAGGGCAGGGATAGTCGACCTGTCCCATCTTCTGGCGGCGCTCTACTACCACTACGGGGTCAAAAAGTACAGGCTGGAGAAGCTCTACTCGCTGAGCAGACTCGTGAGCGAGATAACCGGCCTTCAGGTCCAGGTCAACTACCCCATAGTCGGCCAGAACGCCTTCACACACAAGGCCGGCCTGCACGTTTCGGCGGTCGTCAGGGATCCGTCTTTCTACGAGTTCCTTCCGGCTGAAACATTCGGCAGGGAGAGGACCATCTACGTCGACCGCTTCGCAGGCAGGGAGACGATACGCTTCCATCTATCCAGATTCGGAATCCACGACGAGGAGATAATCGAAGAGCTCCTCAGGAGGGTAAAGGCCTCAAGGAGGCCCTTCACACCCGAGATGCTGGCCGAAGAAGCGAGGAGGATGATGACATGA
- a CDS encoding nitroreductase family protein translates to MRVLELAKNRKTVRKFLPDKPPKEDILKAIEAAKEAPSGMNAQPWKFVIIDDHWLKAKIREVCEEVEKKFHEKVSGELGEWLKEKGFTPEKPFLSEAPYLILVFGHTKAPYWLQSTWTAIGYLLLALEELGLGTVTYTPPNPKPVEELLNVPKDYKLQTILPVGYPADPKPKYERKKLEDVVSFNGF, encoded by the coding sequence ATGCGCGTCCTCGAGCTGGCTAAAAATAGAAAAACCGTAAGAAAGTTCCTACCCGATAAACCGCCAAAGGAAGACATCCTCAAGGCCATAGAAGCTGCCAAGGAAGCCCCTTCGGGAATGAACGCCCAGCCCTGGAAGTTCGTAATCATAGACGACCACTGGCTGAAGGCTAAAATCCGCGAGGTCTGTGAGGAGGTAGAGAAGAAGTTCCACGAGAAAGTCTCCGGTGAGCTGGGAGAGTGGCTAAAAGAGAAAGGGTTTACTCCCGAAAAACCTTTCCTGAGCGAGGCACCGTATCTGATACTCGTCTTCGGACACACTAAAGCTCCCTACTGGCTCCAGTCGACGTGGACAGCCATTGGATACCTCCTTTTAGCGCTTGAGGAGCTCGGCCTGGGAACGGTGACTTATACACCACCGAACCCCAAGCCGGTGGAGGAGCTTCTAAATGTCCCAAAGGACTACAAGCTCCAGACTATACTCCCGGTAGGTTATCCCGCCGATCCAAAGCCAAAGTACGAGAGGAAAAAGCTGGAAGATGTAGTGAGCTTCAACGGGTTCTGA
- the argC gene encoding N-acetyl-gamma-glutamyl-phosphate reductase, translated as MIKAAVVGASGYIGGELVRLLAMHPEVEITAITSRRFAGQKVHKVHPNLRGLDLRFTNTKEFDADVIFLAVPHGTSMEIIDDYLGSAKIIDMSADFRLREDLYREYYGEHKRPELIEEFVYGLPELHRKEIRKAELVANPGCNATATILALYPFRELTDEAIVDLKVSSSAGGRRENVASIHPERSHVVRVYKPYHHRHEGEVIQETGVKAAFTVHSVDIIRGLLATIYFRFEGSTRELLRKLLVYKDEPFVRLVTDKGGLQRFPDPKYVIGSNFADIGFAHDEENSRAIVLSAIDNLIKGGSGQAVQNMNLMFGLDERTGLNYYPVYPV; from the coding sequence ATGATAAAGGCCGCGGTTGTCGGTGCCAGCGGCTACATTGGTGGGGAACTAGTCAGGCTTTTGGCCATGCACCCCGAGGTCGAGATCACGGCTATAACATCGAGGCGCTTCGCCGGCCAGAAGGTACACAAGGTTCATCCCAACCTCAGGGGACTCGACTTACGCTTCACCAACACCAAGGAGTTCGATGCCGACGTTATCTTCTTAGCGGTCCCCCACGGGACCTCGATGGAGATAATAGACGACTACCTCGGGAGCGCGAAGATCATAGACATGAGCGCGGACTTCAGGCTGAGGGAAGATCTATACAGGGAGTACTACGGCGAGCACAAGAGGCCGGAGCTCATAGAAGAGTTCGTCTACGGTCTCCCCGAGCTCCACAGGAAGGAGATAAGGAAGGCCGAGCTGGTCGCAAACCCAGGCTGCAACGCGACCGCCACGATCCTCGCGCTCTACCCCTTCAGGGAGCTCACGGATGAGGCGATAGTCGATCTCAAGGTTAGCTCGTCTGCGGGGGGAAGGAGGGAGAACGTGGCGAGCATACATCCGGAGAGGAGCCACGTCGTCAGGGTATACAAGCCCTACCACCACAGGCACGAGGGCGAGGTGATCCAGGAGACCGGGGTTAAGGCGGCCTTCACCGTCCACTCCGTTGACATCATCAGGGGACTTCTTGCCACCATCTACTTCCGCTTCGAGGGGAGCACGAGGGAGCTCTTGAGGAAGCTTTTGGTGTACAAGGATGAACCCTTCGTGAGGCTCGTTACCGACAAAGGCGGCCTCCAGCGCTTTCCGGATCCGAAGTACGTGATAGGGAGCAACTTCGCGGACATAGGCTTTGCCCACGACGAGGAGAACTCCAGGGCGATAGTCCTCTCGGCCATAGACAACCTCATCAAAGGTGGTTCCGGGCAGGCGGTTCAGAACATGAACCTCATGTTCGGACTCGACGAGAGGACCGGTCTGAACTACTACCCGGTCTACCCCGTGTGA
- a CDS encoding ATP-binding protein, with the protein MRFYREAAEMLGLPDVEVGGFRRAFELIKLKAPRRLVVVIDEFSYLLLADKNTPAVFQAIIDEKLDDRFFLILGGSLLGLMEGLMGYTNPLYGRRTAQLKLKPLGFFHVAEYFRDKPVETVVKIYSVTGGVPMYFRLFRGDDFGRELLETAFSSTSILYEEPEFILREELREVHRYYIILEAMASGKHRLSEIAHWAGIEAKDMPKYLRTLISLDLVRREVPVTESERSRKARYYLKDRFFEFWFRFVKPNRGRVEIGTFEMDWEAFNTYVGKAFEEISRQFLLELNKTNGLPFRFTKIGRWWHKKEEVDLVALNEREKKALFIEVKWKELGKGKRREF; encoded by the coding sequence ATGCGATTCTACAGAGAGGCTGCCGAGATGCTCGGTCTCCCCGATGTTGAGGTGGGGGGCTTCAGAAGGGCCTTTGAGTTGATAAAGCTGAAGGCGCCCCGAAGGCTGGTGGTCGTCATAGACGAGTTTTCATACCTGCTACTGGCAGACAAAAACACTCCTGCCGTTTTTCAAGCGATAATAGATGAGAAACTCGATGACAGGTTCTTTCTGATACTGGGCGGCTCCCTCCTGGGTCTGATGGAGGGTCTGATGGGGTACACCAATCCGCTCTACGGGAGAAGAACGGCCCAGCTAAAGCTGAAACCCCTCGGCTTCTTCCACGTGGCAGAATACTTCAGGGATAAGCCCGTTGAGACAGTTGTTAAGATTTACTCCGTCACAGGCGGCGTTCCAATGTACTTCAGACTCTTCCGAGGCGATGACTTTGGGAGGGAGCTTTTAGAGACTGCGTTTTCGTCGACTTCCATCTTGTATGAAGAGCCTGAATTCATTCTCCGGGAGGAGCTTAGGGAAGTACACCGCTACTACATAATCCTTGAAGCAATGGCGAGCGGGAAGCACAGGTTGAGCGAGATCGCCCATTGGGCTGGGATAGAAGCAAAGGACATGCCCAAGTACCTGAGGACTCTCATTTCTCTTGACCTTGTGAGGCGGGAAGTTCCAGTAACTGAGAGCGAGAGGAGCAGAAAAGCGCGCTACTACCTCAAAGACCGCTTCTTTGAGTTCTGGTTCCGCTTTGTAAAACCAAACAGGGGAAGGGTAGAGATTGGAACTTTTGAAATGGACTGGGAGGCTTTCAACACCTACGTTGGGAAGGCCTTTGAAGAGATATCAAGGCAGTTTTTGCTCGAGCTGAACAAAACCAACGGGCTCCCGTTCAGATTCACCAAAATCGGCCGCTGGTGGCACAAGAAAGAGGAGGTTGACCTCGTTGCCCTCAACGAAAGGGAGAAGAAGGCGCTTTTCATCGAGGTGAAGTGGAAGGAACTGGGGAAAGGGAAGCGAAGGGAATTCTGA
- a CDS encoding 3-isopropylmalate dehydratase small subunit, producing the protein MITRGRVWRFGDNVSTDTITPGRYNLTKDPEELARIAFIEARPEFSREVKPGDVVVGGRNFGIGSSRESAALSLKAAGVAGVIAESFGRIFYRNAVNLGLPLLVGDTSGLRDGEVVEVNWRTGEVRTENGVFHFKPLDGFLLRIVEEGGILSFIARRGDLCIE; encoded by the coding sequence ATGATAACGAGGGGAAGAGTGTGGCGCTTCGGGGACAACGTTTCGACCGACACGATAACCCCCGGGAGGTACAACCTCACGAAGGATCCGGAGGAGCTGGCAAGGATAGCCTTCATAGAGGCCCGCCCCGAGTTTTCAAGGGAGGTAAAGCCGGGGGACGTTGTTGTAGGCGGGAGGAACTTCGGGATAGGCTCCTCCAGGGAATCCGCTGCCCTCTCGCTCAAAGCGGCGGGAGTTGCGGGGGTTATAGCGGAGTCATTCGGAAGGATATTCTACCGCAACGCCGTGAACCTCGGCCTCCCCCTGCTCGTCGGCGACACGAGCGGGCTCAGGGACGGAGAGGTAGTCGAGGTGAACTGGCGGACCGGTGAGGTGAGAACCGAGAACGGAGTTTTCCACTTCAAACCGCTCGACGGCTTCCTGCTCAGGATCGTCGAGGAGGGAGGAATACTGAGCTTCATAGCGAGGAGGGGTGACCTGTGTATAGAGTAG